The Humulus lupulus chromosome 3, drHumLupu1.1, whole genome shotgun sequence genome window below encodes:
- the LOC133823918 gene encoding mulatexin-like: MKYLGSSLLLSLTLSLFLVIVLADERKDHKCGPPVGNPPCGDTRCCSIHNWCGGGSDYCRGGNCRYQCWFVAHSSSHDLPRALLRNNNEGISKIVSESVYNEMFKHMNDCPSQGFYNYDAFLIAASSFPDFATTGDVTSRKRELAAFLGQTSQATTGQMSDSIDSHTWGYCYINGTTTMVDSENDYCTSSHWPCAPGKKYNSRGPVQLTHNYNYGFAGESLGIDLINNPDLVATDPIVSFKTAIWFWMTQHDNKPSCHDIVINANSQEKVNPSYFGTVHVIGNIINGHRPNNLVTDTATNSIAYYKKYCDMLEVSYGNNLKYWYDRSVDAHIQMPII; encoded by the exons atgaaatACCTAGGAAGTAGTCTTCTCTTATCTTTAACTCTTTCCTTGTTCTTAGTGATAGTCCTTGCAGACGAAAGAAAAGACCACAAATGCGGACCACCTGTAGGCAACCCTCCATGTGGAGACACCAGATGTTGCAGCATCCATAACTGGTGCGGTGGCGGATCTGACTACTGCAGGGGTGGGAACTGCCGATACCAGTGCTGGTTCGTCGCACATAGTTCGAGTCACGATCTCCCCCGAGCGCTACTCAGAAATAACAATGAAGGGATAAGCAAGATTGTAAGTGAATCAGTTTATAACGAAATGTTTAAGCACATGAACGATTGCCCTAGCCAAGGGTTCTACAACTACGACGCTTTCCTCATTGCCGCTTCCTCTTTCCCTGATTTTGCTACCACCGGTGATGTCACCTCTCGTAAGAGAGAGCTAGCCGCTTTCTTAGGTCAAACTTCTCAAGCAACAACAG GTCAAATGTCTGATTCAATCGATTCACATACATGGGGATATTGTTATATTAACGGGACTACGACTATGGTCGACTCTGAGAATGATTATTGCACGTCCTCTCATTGGCCATGCGCTCCAGGCAAAAAATACAATAGTCGAGGACCTGTGCAACTCACTCA TAACTACAATTATGGGTTTGCTGGAGAAAGTCTTGGCATTGATTTGATCAACAACCCTGATTTGGTAGCGACAGACCCAATTGTATCGTTCAAGACAGCCATATGGTTCTGGATGACTCAGCATGACAACAAGCCTTCTTGCCATGATATTGTTATCAATGCTAACTCCCAAGAGAAAGTGAACCCCAGCTATTTTGGTACTGTACATGTGATTGGAAACATCATCAATGGACATAGGCCTAATAATCTGGTAACCGATACAGCTACTAATAGCATCGCCTATTACAAGAAATACTGTGACATGTTAGAAGTGAGCTATGGAAATAACTTGAAATATTGGTACGACCGATCGGTTGATGCTCACATCCAAATGCCTATCATCTAA